The following are from one region of the Planctomonas sp. JC2975 genome:
- a CDS encoding nuclear transport factor 2 family protein, with amino-acid sequence MVSVRPAEHPDALERLVDRESLRELQARFCRYVAMSAWDDLDRLFAPAGQIRAYGDDGELVCFADAPHIGSTLAERYSDAVLVLTACLEELTIHTPHRAEGVWAFEHLAVRTGGDGGRRRANGRGYVLAAYERDGAAWRIRSLEFTRLLLELGEPG; translated from the coding sequence ATGGTCTCCGTGCGCCCCGCCGAACATCCCGACGCACTGGAACGACTCGTCGACAGGGAGAGCCTCCGCGAGCTGCAGGCACGCTTCTGCCGCTACGTCGCGATGAGTGCATGGGACGACCTCGACCGGCTCTTCGCTCCCGCCGGGCAGATCCGCGCCTACGGCGACGACGGCGAACTGGTCTGCTTCGCGGATGCCCCGCACATCGGAAGCACCCTCGCCGAGCGCTACAGCGACGCGGTGCTGGTGCTCACCGCCTGCCTCGAGGAGCTCACGATCCACACGCCGCACCGAGCGGAGGGCGTGTGGGCGTTCGAGCACCTGGCGGTGCGGACGGGCGGTGACGGCGGCCGACGACGCGCCAATGGTCGCGGATACGTTCTGGCCGCCTACGAGCGGGACGGAGCTGCATGGCGGATCCGGTCCCTCGAGTTCACGCGGTTGCTGCTCGAGCTGGGCGAACCCGGATGA
- a CDS encoding TetR/AcrR family transcriptional regulator, whose amino-acid sequence MAFTAKGLATRQRIVEGAAEALRGDESGTITLDDVLAITSTSKGQLFHYFPGGKDDLLLAVMSHESERVLDDQQPHLGDLSNWRSWERWRDVVVARYRAQGARCPLNALSRQLGRAPGVDAIVLDLLRRWQGMLADGIRSLQAAGLVRAEVSADRTAAALVAGIQGGVGAMWVTGDTDHLESAIEVVFSYLRGPAEHP is encoded by the coding sequence ATGGCATTCACCGCGAAGGGGCTCGCGACCCGTCAGCGCATCGTCGAGGGTGCCGCGGAGGCGCTCCGCGGCGACGAATCGGGAACCATCACGCTCGACGACGTGCTCGCGATCACGAGTACCAGCAAAGGGCAGCTCTTCCACTATTTCCCTGGCGGCAAGGACGACCTGCTCCTGGCCGTCATGTCGCACGAATCCGAACGCGTGCTCGACGACCAGCAACCGCACCTCGGCGACCTCTCCAATTGGCGCTCCTGGGAACGGTGGCGCGACGTCGTGGTCGCCCGCTATCGGGCACAGGGTGCGCGCTGCCCGCTGAACGCCCTGAGTCGTCAGCTCGGTCGCGCGCCCGGCGTGGACGCGATCGTGCTCGACCTGCTGCGGCGCTGGCAGGGGATGCTGGCCGATGGCATCCGCTCGCTCCAGGCCGCCGGCTTGGTGCGAGCGGAAGTGTCGGCCGACCGCACGGCGGCCGCGCTCGTTGCGGGGATCCAAGGCGGCGTTGGCGCCATGTGGGTCACCGGCGACACGGATCACCTCGAGAGCGCGATCGAGGTCGTGTTCTCCTACCTGCGTGGTCCCGCCGAGCACCCCTGA
- a CDS encoding SDR family oxidoreductase codes for MTDRLTGKKALITGSTSNIGRAIALAMAAEGADVVVSGRDGDRGAEVVASIRDAGGSAHFIRAELDGTPAASEALAQDAARVLGGRIDILVNNAGIFPGHTTMEADEALFDRIFGVNLKAPLFLTRALVPGMIERGGGVVINLGSWVSRLAVPSSPLYAASKGATETLTRAWSAEFGSRGIRVNAISPGVISTPGAPTEHAGWMMRGTPADGAGHPDAIAAAAVYLASDDAAFVHGTVLDVDGGRVAVAVMAAA; via the coding sequence ATGACTGATCGACTCACCGGCAAGAAGGCACTCATCACCGGATCCACCAGCAACATCGGCCGCGCGATCGCGCTCGCGATGGCGGCCGAGGGGGCCGACGTCGTGGTCTCGGGACGCGACGGAGACCGCGGGGCGGAGGTGGTGGCATCCATTCGCGACGCGGGCGGCAGCGCACACTTCATCCGTGCGGAGCTCGACGGCACTCCAGCCGCGAGCGAGGCTCTGGCGCAGGACGCCGCACGGGTCTTGGGCGGACGGATCGACATCCTCGTGAACAACGCGGGGATCTTCCCCGGCCACACCACGATGGAGGCAGACGAGGCTCTCTTCGATCGCATCTTCGGCGTGAACCTGAAGGCGCCGCTCTTCCTGACCAGGGCCCTGGTGCCGGGGATGATCGAGCGAGGCGGCGGCGTCGTCATCAACCTCGGCTCCTGGGTGTCGAGACTCGCGGTGCCGTCGTCCCCGTTGTATGCGGCATCGAAGGGTGCGACGGAGACGCTGACCAGGGCGTGGTCTGCGGAGTTCGGCTCACGCGGCATCCGCGTCAATGCCATCTCGCCGGGCGTGATCAGCACGCCGGGCGCGCCGACCGAGCACGCGGGATGGATGATGCGGGGCACGCCGGCCGACGGCGCAGGGCACCCGGATGCGATCGCCGCCGCAGCCGTCTACCTCGCCTCGGACGACGCAGCGTTCGTGCACGGAACGGTGCTCGACGTGGACGGCGGACGTGTCGCGGTCGCGGTGATGGCCGCTGCCTGA
- a CDS encoding VOC family protein: MSIDTASDAASGVEEAVKANDAATAPHTQTPIKLEVVVLPVSDADRALGFYQRLGWKLDVDLAVADDYRVIEFTPPASPTSIIFGVGVTDAEPGSSRGLMIVVDDIEATRADLLARGVEVSEIFHDATGVFHHAGTTARVPGLAPNRGSYGSFLSFEDPDGNQWFVQEVTTRIPGRIARTSYDTPQELAVALRRAAAAHGEHEARIGHEDADWPDWYAEYMVREQAGQPLPE; encoded by the coding sequence ATGAGCATCGACACCGCATCCGACGCCGCATCAGGAGTCGAGGAGGCCGTGAAGGCGAACGACGCTGCCACCGCGCCGCACACCCAGACGCCGATCAAGCTGGAGGTCGTCGTACTGCCGGTCTCCGACGCGGACCGCGCCCTCGGCTTCTACCAGCGCCTCGGCTGGAAGCTCGACGTCGACCTCGCAGTGGCCGACGACTACCGCGTGATCGAGTTCACGCCGCCCGCATCGCCCACCTCGATCATCTTCGGAGTCGGTGTCACCGACGCCGAGCCGGGTTCGAGCAGGGGGCTCATGATCGTCGTGGACGACATCGAGGCGACCCGCGCCGACCTCCTCGCGCGCGGCGTGGAGGTCAGCGAGATCTTCCACGACGCCACCGGCGTCTTCCACCATGCAGGCACGACGGCCCGCGTGCCCGGGCTCGCTCCGAACCGCGGCTCCTACGGATCGTTCCTCTCCTTCGAGGACCCGGACGGCAACCAGTGGTTCGTGCAGGAGGTGACCACACGCATCCCCGGCCGGATAGCGCGCACCTCGTACGACACGCCGCAGGAGCTCGCGGTGGCGCTGCGCCGCGCAGCCGCCGCGCATGGCGAGCACGAAGCGCGGATCGGTCACGAAGATGCGGACTGGCCGGACTGGTACGCGGAGTACATGGTGCGCGAGCAGGCGGGTCAGCCCCTTCCGGAGTGA
- a CDS encoding SRPBCC family protein, which translates to MSVTKFSLESTLDPAAVFDVLTDFGPSRVEKWPSIDAAHFTVHELGDSWAEVTEGTDAAWERERYEWDPIARRVSITTLDSKLFGAGGGWTFQLTPTEKGTRIDVQLVRTPSTFKGKVLASLLPLVGPSSLRKSFSGPLQAA; encoded by the coding sequence ATGTCCGTCACGAAGTTCTCCCTCGAATCCACGCTCGATCCCGCGGCCGTCTTCGACGTGCTCACCGACTTCGGACCGAGCCGCGTCGAGAAGTGGCCGAGCATCGACGCCGCGCACTTCACGGTGCACGAGCTCGGAGACTCCTGGGCCGAGGTGACGGAGGGCACCGACGCCGCATGGGAGCGCGAGCGCTACGAGTGGGATCCGATCGCGCGCCGCGTGAGCATCACCACGCTGGACTCGAAGCTGTTCGGCGCGGGAGGCGGCTGGACCTTCCAGCTCACGCCCACCGAGAAGGGGACGCGCATCGATGTGCAGCTCGTTCGCACGCCGAGCACGTTCAAGGGCAAGGTGCTGGCGAGCCTGCTGCCGCTGGTCGGCCCGTCGTCGCTGCGCAAGTCCTTCAGCGGACCGCTTCAGGCCGCTTGA
- a CDS encoding SDR family oxidoreductase, translating into MNIDLGGRTAIVTGSTGGIGYAIAQGLAEAGARVVVNGRSTGSVDSACERLRSAVQGADVMGVAADVTTENGAERIVAESGGADILVNNLGIFGAEEPLSITDDEWRRYFDVNVLSAVRLTRLVLPRMIDHGWGRVLNIASDSAIVTPAEMIHYGVSKTALLGVSRGFAKAAAGTGVTVNSVIAGPTHTGGVEDFVYQLVDLSLPWEEAQREFMRIHRPQSLLQRLIEPEEIANMVVYLSSPLASATTGGALRVDGGYVDSILP; encoded by the coding sequence ATGAACATCGACCTCGGGGGACGGACGGCCATCGTCACGGGCTCGACCGGTGGAATCGGATACGCGATCGCGCAAGGCCTCGCGGAGGCCGGGGCTCGCGTCGTCGTCAACGGACGGTCGACGGGATCAGTCGATTCCGCGTGCGAGCGCCTGCGATCCGCCGTGCAGGGTGCCGACGTGATGGGCGTCGCAGCCGATGTCACGACCGAGAACGGCGCGGAACGGATCGTCGCCGAGAGCGGCGGTGCGGACATCCTCGTCAACAATCTCGGCATCTTCGGCGCAGAGGAGCCGTTGTCGATCACGGATGACGAGTGGCGGCGCTACTTCGACGTGAACGTGCTCAGCGCCGTTCGCCTGACCCGGCTCGTGCTGCCGCGGATGATCGATCACGGTTGGGGTCGGGTGCTGAACATCGCCAGCGACTCCGCGATCGTGACGCCTGCGGAGATGATCCATTACGGAGTCTCGAAGACGGCTTTGCTCGGCGTCTCACGCGGATTCGCCAAGGCCGCAGCCGGCACCGGCGTCACCGTCAACTCGGTGATCGCCGGACCGACGCACACCGGGGGAGTCGAGGACTTCGTCTATCAGCTGGTCGACCTATCACTGCCGTGGGAGGAGGCGCAGCGCGAGTTCATGCGGATCCACCGTCCGCAGTCGCTGCTGCAGCGGCTCATCGAGCCCGAGGAGATCGCGAACATGGTGGTCTACCTGTCGTCACCGCTGGCATCCGCGACGACCGGTGGAGCGCTGCGCGTGGACGGCGGGTACGTCGACTCGATCCTGCCGTAG
- a CDS encoding S53 family peptidase gives MKRRSLATLTLAVAGTAVLAVSAAAPATAATSSAVSPATSGVYTVHPFVEKSALSPGQISPALTPADCLAETGGAVACQTPDSIRAAYDIPATINGAAAGTGQTIVIVEAFGSPTVQSDLAVFSQQFGLPTPDLTVYYPGGKPTWNGRGTQSNWAQETSLDVQWAHAVAPGAKIALVVAANDHGATIDNAVKFAVDNKLGNVLSMSYGEADNLISSPNANNGQTKQAQKSFVQGAAQGMSMFASSGDEGSDNAAGFANFGFPASDPNVTAVGGTNVWAGSGLTQPHDTVWGDYATCPLTCAFGPIGATGGAQSLFLAKGGSDVAYNASVYTGVLTYLGFLGGDSNGFYYFGGTSAGSPQWAALTADVIQAVGHTVGTVSKYAPGWATGGQLFDVTEGSNLTPTFDGGYSATAGWDRPSGWGTPDVGKIIAALQ, from the coding sequence ATGAAGCGCAGGTCGCTCGCCACACTCACTCTCGCTGTCGCCGGAACTGCCGTACTAGCAGTCTCTGCGGCGGCGCCGGCAACCGCTGCCACGAGCAGCGCGGTGAGTCCCGCCACAAGCGGTGTGTACACGGTTCATCCGTTCGTCGAGAAGTCGGCGCTGTCGCCTGGACAGATCTCGCCGGCGCTGACCCCGGCCGACTGCCTCGCCGAGACCGGCGGAGCCGTGGCCTGCCAGACGCCGGACAGCATCCGCGCCGCCTACGACATCCCGGCGACCATCAATGGCGCAGCCGCCGGAACAGGGCAGACGATCGTCATCGTCGAAGCGTTCGGCAGCCCGACCGTGCAGTCGGACCTCGCTGTCTTCTCTCAGCAGTTCGGACTTCCCACGCCCGACCTCACGGTCTACTACCCGGGCGGAAAGCCGACCTGGAACGGTCGGGGAACCCAGTCCAACTGGGCGCAGGAGACGTCGCTCGACGTCCAGTGGGCTCACGCCGTCGCACCCGGAGCGAAGATCGCCCTCGTCGTCGCGGCGAACGACCACGGTGCCACGATCGACAACGCGGTGAAGTTCGCCGTCGACAACAAGCTCGGCAACGTGCTGTCGATGAGCTACGGCGAAGCCGACAATCTGATCAGCAGCCCGAACGCGAACAACGGGCAGACCAAGCAGGCGCAGAAGTCGTTCGTCCAGGGCGCGGCGCAAGGGATGTCGATGTTCGCGTCCTCCGGTGACGAGGGATCCGACAACGCCGCCGGGTTCGCGAACTTCGGATTCCCGGCATCCGACCCGAACGTCACGGCGGTCGGCGGCACGAACGTGTGGGCCGGCAGCGGCCTCACGCAGCCGCACGACACGGTGTGGGGCGACTACGCGACCTGCCCGCTGACCTGCGCCTTTGGGCCGATCGGCGCCACCGGCGGAGCGCAGAGCCTGTTCCTCGCCAAGGGCGGATCGGATGTCGCCTACAACGCCAGCGTCTACACCGGCGTGCTCACCTACCTCGGATTCCTCGGCGGCGACAGCAACGGGTTCTACTACTTCGGTGGAACCTCGGCCGGCTCCCCGCAGTGGGCGGCACTGACTGCCGACGTCATCCAGGCGGTCGGCCACACCGTCGGCACCGTCAGCAAGTACGCGCCCGGCTGGGCGACGGGCGGGCAGTTGTTCGACGTGACGGAGGGCAGCAACCTCACGCCCACCTTCGACGGCGGATACTCCGCGACCGCCGGATGGGACCGTCCGTCCGGATGGGGCACGCCCGACGTGGGGAAGATCATCGCTGCATTGCAGTGA
- a CDS encoding TMEM175 family protein has product MRSNRLEAFSDGVLAIIITVMVLGLAVPDGVTLESLVKTSGLGLLTYLLSFIYIGIYWSNHHHLFQLRPMVDGGVLWANLHLLFWLSLYPFTTAWLAKTEVALVPTVVYGANLLCAAIAYMILQTVIVKRPGGGRLRDALGHDVKGRLSPVLYALGIGLAFVVPWLGLVPFVAVAVIWLVPDRRIERYIRSHPDDEA; this is encoded by the coding sequence ATGAGATCGAATCGGCTGGAGGCGTTCAGCGACGGCGTGCTCGCGATCATCATCACGGTCATGGTCCTCGGGCTCGCGGTGCCCGACGGAGTGACACTCGAGTCGCTCGTCAAGACGTCAGGGCTCGGTCTCCTCACCTACCTGCTGAGCTTCATCTACATCGGCATTTACTGGAGCAACCACCACCACCTCTTCCAGCTCCGACCGATGGTGGACGGCGGCGTGCTGTGGGCCAACCTCCACCTGCTCTTCTGGTTGTCGCTGTATCCGTTCACGACGGCATGGCTCGCCAAGACCGAAGTCGCGCTCGTCCCGACCGTGGTCTACGGGGCCAACCTGCTCTGCGCAGCGATCGCATACATGATCCTTCAAACCGTGATCGTCAAGCGCCCAGGGGGCGGACGTCTGCGGGATGCCCTCGGTCACGATGTCAAGGGGCGCCTGTCGCCTGTGCTCTATGCACTGGGCATCGGGCTCGCCTTCGTCGTGCCATGGCTCGGTCTCGTGCCCTTCGTCGCCGTGGCCGTCATCTGGCTCGTTCCGGACCGTCGCATCGAGCGCTACATCCGCTCGCATCCCGACGACGAGGCCTGA
- a CDS encoding DUF2277 domain-containing protein, with protein MCRNIHTLHNFEPAATSDEVHAAALQYVRKIAGTTKPSKANQEAFDNAVHEIAHLTQHLLDDLVATTPPKNREEEAAKAKARAVRSGRYAAA; from the coding sequence ATGTGCCGCAACATCCACACACTCCACAATTTCGAGCCAGCGGCCACCTCCGACGAGGTGCACGCGGCAGCCCTGCAGTATGTGCGCAAGATCGCCGGAACGACGAAACCGTCGAAGGCGAATCAAGAGGCGTTCGACAACGCCGTGCACGAGATCGCCCACCTCACCCAGCATCTGCTGGACGACCTCGTCGCCACCACTCCGCCGAAGAACCGCGAAGAAGAGGCGGCGAAGGCCAAGGCCCGCGCTGTGCGGTCGGGGCGGTACGCCGCCGCCTGA
- a CDS encoding YbhB/YbcL family Raf kinase inhibitor-like protein, with protein sequence MALVDWLITPLGWALRGKRTDPGGSVQFAPQLGATGSFGALTITSPSFGADQEIPRKHSGIGRGPNVSPGLDWGRLPEGTEQILLIIEDTDVPMAQPIIHTIALLEPASPTGVPGIPEGAMTPGNLRVHYVPAFRGWVGYSGPRPLPGHGVHHYGFHVYALDTVIDAHAAAGIRELLELVHGHVLASGVLTGTQRS encoded by the coding sequence GTGGCTCTGGTGGACTGGCTTATCACCCCTCTCGGCTGGGCGTTGCGTGGCAAGCGCACCGATCCAGGCGGAAGCGTGCAGTTCGCACCGCAGCTGGGCGCGACCGGATCCTTCGGTGCGCTCACGATCACGTCGCCGTCGTTCGGTGCCGATCAGGAGATCCCGCGCAAGCACAGCGGCATCGGTCGTGGGCCCAATGTCTCGCCCGGCCTCGACTGGGGGCGGCTGCCCGAGGGCACGGAGCAGATCCTGCTCATCATCGAGGACACGGATGTCCCGATGGCGCAGCCGATCATCCACACCATCGCTCTCCTCGAGCCGGCATCGCCGACCGGCGTCCCCGGCATCCCGGAAGGCGCCATGACCCCCGGCAATCTGCGGGTGCACTATGTTCCCGCGTTCCGTGGCTGGGTGGGCTACAGCGGACCGCGCCCGCTGCCCGGCCACGGCGTGCACCACTACGGATTCCACGTCTACGCGCTCGACACCGTGATCGATGCCCACGCCGCTGCCGGCATCCGCGAGCTGCTCGAGCTCGTGCACGGGCACGTGCTCGCCTCAGGAGTGCTCACCGGCACGCAGCGCAGCTGA
- a CDS encoding ATP-binding protein codes for MTASNQQYPLQHGAPTGANGPGATSTAPHIGTLGELKASGHVQKSLRSELRDNLLDKLRAGEDAWPGVHGFESTVIPQLERALLAGHDIVLLGERGQGKTRVLRTIAGLLDEWTPVIDGSELGEHPYQPITYESIRRAAELGDDLPVAWRHRSERYVEKLATPDTSVADLIGDVDPMKVAEGRSLGDPETIHFGLIPRSHRGIVAINELPDLAERIQVSMLNVMEERDIQIRGYVLRLPLDVLVVASANPEDYTNRGRIITPLKDRFGAEIRTHYPRQLEAEVAVIRQEAELVADVPDHLIEILARFTRNLRESSSIDQRSGVSARFAIAGAETIAAAALHRATSRGEEEAVARTVDLTTAVDVLGGKIEFETGEQGRESEVLTHLLRTATADAVRAHFRGIDFAPLVAAIESGAMVTTGERVTAAAFLAGLPMLGESPAYDEVVERLGAHSDGERAAAIELALEGLYLARKIGKDTDGSETIYG; via the coding sequence ATGACCGCTTCGAATCAGCAGTACCCCCTGCAGCACGGCGCACCGACGGGTGCGAACGGGCCGGGCGCGACCTCAACGGCGCCGCACATCGGCACGCTGGGCGAGCTGAAGGCATCCGGTCATGTGCAGAAGTCGCTGCGGTCCGAGCTGCGCGACAATCTGCTGGACAAGCTCCGCGCCGGAGAGGATGCCTGGCCGGGCGTGCACGGATTCGAGTCGACCGTCATCCCTCAGCTCGAGCGTGCGCTGCTGGCCGGACACGACATCGTGCTCCTCGGCGAGCGCGGACAGGGCAAGACCCGTGTGCTGCGCACCATCGCCGGACTCCTCGACGAGTGGACACCCGTCATCGACGGCTCCGAGCTGGGGGAGCATCCGTATCAGCCGATCACGTACGAGTCCATCCGCAGAGCCGCCGAGCTCGGCGACGACCTGCCAGTGGCGTGGCGGCACCGCAGCGAGCGCTACGTCGAGAAGCTCGCGACGCCCGACACGTCGGTCGCCGACCTGATCGGTGACGTCGATCCGATGAAGGTCGCGGAAGGCCGCTCGCTCGGCGACCCGGAGACCATCCACTTCGGGCTCATCCCACGCAGCCATCGCGGCATCGTCGCCATCAACGAGCTTCCCGACCTTGCGGAGCGCATCCAGGTGTCGATGCTCAACGTGATGGAGGAGCGGGACATCCAGATCCGCGGCTACGTGCTGCGCCTTCCGCTCGATGTGCTCGTCGTCGCCAGTGCCAACCCTGAGGACTACACGAACCGCGGGCGCATCATCACGCCGTTGAAGGACCGGTTCGGTGCCGAGATCCGCACGCACTATCCCCGGCAGCTCGAGGCGGAGGTCGCCGTGATCCGGCAGGAGGCCGAGCTGGTCGCGGATGTTCCCGATCACCTGATCGAGATCCTCGCCCGGTTCACGCGCAACCTGCGCGAGTCGAGTTCGATCGACCAGCGCAGCGGCGTGAGCGCCCGCTTCGCGATCGCGGGCGCCGAGACGATCGCGGCCGCAGCGCTGCATCGAGCGACGTCACGCGGTGAGGAGGAGGCGGTCGCCCGCACGGTCGACCTCACGACGGCCGTCGACGTGCTGGGCGGCAAGATCGAGTTCGAGACGGGGGAGCAGGGGCGCGAATCCGAGGTGCTCACCCATCTGCTGCGCACGGCGACAGCAGACGCGGTCCGTGCCCACTTCCGCGGCATCGACTTCGCACCGCTCGTCGCCGCGATCGAGTCGGGGGCCATGGTGACCACCGGTGAGCGGGTCACCGCAGCCGCGTTCCTCGCAGGACTTCCCATGCTGGGCGAATCCCCGGCCTACGACGAGGTCGTCGAACGACTCGGCGCGCACAGCGACGGCGAGCGCGCCGCCGCGATCGAGCTGGCACTGGAGGGCCTCTACCTCGCGCGCAAGATCGGCAAGGACACCGATGGGAGCGAGACCATCTATGGCTGA
- a CDS encoding VWA domain-containing protein: MAEHPDARKGKSHLSRFRRYEGGDPLAPPVDLADALDAIGEDVMAGYSPERALSEYLRRGGRDQLGLDDLARRVAERRRDLLRRHDLGGTLQEIQKLLEHAVLEERKQLARDVDMDDTDRSFAEMRLENLPASTSAAVNELGDYDWRSPQARADYQKIKDMLGQELLGQRFEGMKQTLQNVTDEDRQQVNKMLSDLNELLDKHRRGEDTQQDFEEFMAEHGQYFPENPQNVDELIDALAQRSAAAQRMLNSMSEEQRQELMELSAQAFGSPQLMQQLSDLDGNLRALRPGEDWTGSERFDGDQPLGLADGAQALADIADLDELSEQLSQGYDGARLDDVDLDKLARQLGDEAAVNARTLRELEHALRKSNTFRRDSQGNLQLTPKAMRQLGQSLLKDIAKRMSRRAGERDVRLAGAAGESSGATKPWEFGATEPWDIPRTILNGVLRRAAGGAAPGTAGPGGRLMELDDIEVAETETRTQAAVALLVDTSFSMAMDGRWVPMKRTALALHTLIRTRFRDDSLQLIGFSRHAQVMDIEELTGLDAMWDKGTNLHHALLLANRHFRKHPDAQPVLLVVTDGEPTSHLEADGSVRFAYPPHPITIAHTVDELDVSQRLGAQITIFRLGSDPGLARFVDSLAERVDGRVVAPELDDLGVAVVDSYLGSRWAGGGPGGSASGSGYDGGGWFGRGGWVDGGLFG, encoded by the coding sequence ATGGCTGAGCATCCGGACGCCAGGAAGGGCAAGAGCCACCTCAGCCGCTTCCGCCGCTACGAGGGAGGCGACCCGCTCGCGCCACCCGTCGACCTCGCGGACGCCCTCGACGCGATCGGCGAGGATGTCATGGCCGGGTACTCCCCGGAGAGGGCGCTGAGCGAATACCTGCGCAGGGGCGGCCGCGACCAGCTGGGCCTCGACGACCTCGCGCGCCGCGTGGCCGAACGACGCAGGGATCTGCTGCGGCGACACGACCTCGGCGGCACGCTGCAGGAGATCCAGAAGCTGCTCGAGCACGCCGTGTTGGAGGAGCGCAAGCAGCTCGCCCGCGACGTCGACATGGACGACACCGATCGCTCCTTCGCCGAGATGCGGCTGGAGAACCTGCCGGCCTCGACATCCGCAGCCGTGAACGAGCTCGGCGACTACGACTGGCGCTCGCCGCAGGCCAGGGCCGACTACCAGAAGATCAAGGACATGCTCGGGCAGGAACTGCTCGGCCAGCGTTTCGAAGGTATGAAGCAGACGCTGCAGAACGTCACCGATGAGGATCGGCAGCAGGTCAACAAGATGCTGTCCGATCTCAACGAGCTGCTCGACAAGCATCGGCGCGGCGAGGACACGCAGCAGGACTTCGAGGAGTTCATGGCCGAGCACGGCCAGTACTTCCCGGAGAACCCGCAGAACGTCGACGAACTGATCGACGCGCTCGCCCAGCGGTCCGCAGCAGCCCAGCGCATGCTCAACTCGATGAGCGAGGAGCAGCGGCAGGAACTGATGGAGCTGTCCGCGCAGGCATTCGGTTCCCCGCAGCTCATGCAGCAACTCTCGGACCTGGACGGCAACCTGCGGGCGTTGCGCCCCGGCGAGGACTGGACGGGATCCGAGCGCTTCGACGGCGACCAGCCGCTCGGACTGGCCGACGGCGCCCAGGCGCTCGCCGACATCGCCGATCTCGACGAGCTGTCCGAGCAGCTGTCGCAGGGCTACGACGGTGCGCGCCTCGACGACGTCGACCTCGACAAGCTCGCCAGACAACTCGGCGACGAAGCTGCGGTGAACGCCAGAACGCTTCGCGAGCTCGAGCATGCCCTGCGTAAGAGCAACACGTTCCGCCGCGACTCCCAGGGCAATCTGCAGCTCACACCGAAGGCGATGCGACAGCTCGGTCAGAGCCTGCTGAAGGACATCGCCAAGCGGATGTCGCGGCGCGCCGGTGAGCGCGACGTGCGGCTCGCAGGCGCGGCGGGGGAGTCATCCGGTGCCACGAAGCCGTGGGAGTTCGGCGCGACCGAGCCGTGGGACATCCCGCGCACGATCCTGAACGGTGTGCTTCGCAGGGCGGCCGGAGGGGCCGCGCCGGGGACCGCTGGTCCAGGCGGACGGCTCATGGAGCTCGACGACATCGAGGTGGCCGAGACCGAGACGCGCACGCAGGCGGCCGTCGCGCTGCTCGTCGACACGTCGTTCTCCATGGCGATGGACGGACGCTGGGTGCCGATGAAGCGCACGGCGCTCGCGCTGCACACGCTCATCCGCACCCGGTTCAGGGACGACAGCCTGCAGCTCATCGGATTCTCCCGGCACGCTCAGGTGATGGACATCGAGGAGCTCACCGGGCTCGACGCCATGTGGGACAAGGGAACGAACCTGCACCACGCGCTCCTGTTGGCCAACAGGCACTTCCGCAAGCATCCGGATGCGCAGCCCGTACTCCTCGTCGTCACCGACGGCGAGCCGACCTCGCACCTCGAAGCCGACGGATCGGTGCGCTTCGCCTACCCGCCGCACCCGATCACCATCGCGCACACCGTTGACGAGCTGGATGTGTCGCAGCGACTGGGCGCGCAGATCACGATCTTCCGGCTCGGATCCGATCCGGGACTCGCGCGCTTCGTTGATTCGTTGGCCGAACGGGTCGACGGACGCGTCGTCGCGCCGGAGCTCGACGACCTCGGGGTCGCCGTCGTGGACAGCTACCTCGGGTCGAGGTGGGCGGGCGGCGGGCCGGGTGGCTCGGCATCCGGATCCGGGTACGACGGAGGCGGCTGGTTCGGCCGCGGCGGCTGGGTGGACGGCGGCCTGTTCGGCTAG